The following proteins are encoded in a genomic region of Methylobacterium tardum:
- a CDS encoding isochorismatase family protein: protein MSDVALLVIDVQESFRHRPFWNDADVPPFTQRLQALIDGAAARQIPILQVFHVAESGPFAIASGHVRTLEPIVIAPTATLHKRRHSALVETGLSGWLTQHGIRRLIVSGIRTEQCCETTARHASDSGWQVDYVTEATLTFAMTHPDGRRFSADDIKARTELVLTDWFARIVTVDQALAGPNLPVAA from the coding sequence ATGTCCGATGTTGCGCTGCTGGTCATCGATGTCCAGGAATCCTTCCGGCACAGGCCCTTCTGGAACGACGCCGATGTCCCGCCCTTCACCCAGCGTCTGCAGGCACTCATCGACGGCGCCGCCGCGCGGCAGATCCCGATCCTGCAGGTCTTCCACGTCGCCGAGAGCGGACCGTTCGCCATCGCTTCCGGCCATGTCCGCACCCTCGAGCCGATCGTGATCGCGCCGACGGCCACCCTCCACAAGCGCCGGCACAGCGCCCTGGTCGAGACCGGCCTGTCCGGCTGGCTGACGCAGCACGGCATTCGCCGGCTGATCGTGTCGGGCATCCGGACCGAGCAGTGCTGCGAGACCACGGCCCGCCACGCCTCCGACAGCGGCTGGCAGGTCGACTACGTGACCGAGGCCACCCTGACCTTCGCCATGACCCACCCGGACGGCCGCCGCTTCAGCGCGGACGACATCAAGGCCCGCACCGAGCTGGTGCTGACCGACTGGTTCGCCCGGATCGTCACCGTGGACCAGGCGCTGGCCGGCCCGAATCTACCGGTCGCCGCATGA
- a CDS encoding Sir2 family NAD-dependent protein deacetylase: protein MTGHPKTIFVLTGAGVSAESGLGTFRDRGGLWARFDPMKLATPEAYAADPDTVLDFYDHRRRGVVAAEPNAAHRALARAEARCAARGGRLFLCTQNVDDLHERAGSRAVTHMHGELLKARCCACGAVTPWRADLSRADDCPACGASGRMRPDVVWFGEMPMHLDAIEAALAAADLFVAVGTSGAVYPAAGYVRQARSLGIPTCEINLEPSDNADAFDEARYGPASEALPRYLADLGL, encoded by the coding sequence ATGACGGGACATCCCAAGACGATCTTCGTGCTGACCGGGGCCGGCGTCTCGGCCGAGAGCGGGCTCGGCACGTTCCGGGATCGCGGCGGCCTCTGGGCGCGGTTCGACCCGATGAAGCTCGCCACCCCCGAGGCCTACGCGGCTGACCCCGACACGGTGCTCGATTTCTACGACCATCGCCGCCGCGGCGTGGTCGCGGCCGAGCCGAACGCCGCGCACCGCGCCCTGGCGCGGGCCGAGGCGCGGTGCGCCGCGCGGGGCGGGCGGCTGTTCCTGTGCACGCAGAACGTCGACGACCTGCACGAGCGGGCCGGCTCACGGGCGGTCACCCACATGCACGGCGAGTTGCTCAAGGCCCGCTGCTGCGCCTGCGGCGCGGTCACGCCGTGGCGCGCCGACCTGAGCCGGGCGGATGACTGCCCCGCCTGCGGCGCGTCGGGCCGGATGCGGCCGGACGTGGTCTGGTTCGGCGAGATGCCGATGCACCTCGACGCAATCGAGGCGGCGCTGGCCGCGGCCGACCTGTTCGTGGCCGTGGGCACGTCGGGGGCGGTCTACCCGGCGGCGGGCTACGTGCGGCAGGCGCGTTCCCTCGGCATCCCGACCTGCGAGATCAACCTCGAGCCGTCGGACAACGCCGATGCCTTCGATGAGGCGCGCTACGGGCCGGCGAGCGAGGCACTGCCGCGCTATCTGGCCGATCTTGGTCTGTGA
- a CDS encoding DUF1194 domain-containing protein, producing the protein MRTGSRRIRRGVLRGAGLLLLGIAPATAEPVKAAPESVATALIVSVDVSQSVGDARFRLQMEGIAEALEDPSVLGAITGNPSGILFAMVTWADRANLAVGWRRIAGRADAAATAALVRATPRQAGEFTCLGQMFRTVTAAVLPALPVPAERVVVDVSGDGIDNCTDADSLAEAQRSLLDTGATVNGLPILVPGENDVVGAGAYRAPGYGLLPTPLPQERTSLEQWYRAHVIGGPGAFLLAAAGYGDFSRALRRKFVIEISALGR; encoded by the coding sequence ATGCGGACGGGTTCGCGACGGATCCGCCGCGGCGTGCTGCGAGGCGCCGGCCTCCTGCTCCTCGGGATCGCGCCCGCCACAGCCGAGCCCGTCAAGGCCGCGCCCGAGAGCGTCGCCACCGCGCTCATCGTCTCCGTGGACGTCTCGCAATCCGTCGGCGACGCGCGCTTCCGGCTGCAGATGGAGGGCATCGCCGAGGCTCTGGAGGATCCGTCGGTCCTCGGCGCGATCACCGGCAATCCGAGCGGGATCCTGTTCGCGATGGTGACCTGGGCGGACCGGGCGAATCTCGCGGTCGGCTGGCGGCGGATCGCCGGCCGGGCCGACGCGGCCGCCACCGCCGCGCTGGTCCGGGCCACCCCGCGTCAGGCGGGCGAGTTCACCTGCCTCGGCCAAATGTTCCGCACGGTGACCGCCGCCGTTCTCCCGGCGCTGCCGGTCCCGGCCGAGCGCGTGGTGGTCGACGTCTCCGGCGACGGGATCGACAACTGCACCGACGCCGACAGCCTCGCGGAGGCGCAGCGGTCGCTGCTCGACACCGGCGCGACGGTCAACGGCCTGCCGATCCTCGTGCCCGGCGAGAACGACGTGGTCGGAGCCGGCGCCTACCGGGCGCCCGGCTACGGCCTGCTCCCGACGCCGCTGCCGCAGGAGCGCACGAGCCTGGAGCAATGGTACCGCGCGCACGTCATCGGCGGCCCGGGGGCGTTCCTGCTGGCGGCCGCTGGCTACGGCGATTTTTCGCGGGCGCTGCGGCGGAAATTCGTGATCGAGATCAGCGCGCTGGGTCGGTAG
- a CDS encoding (2Fe-2S)-binding protein — protein sequence MIKLTVNGAARSFDGDPDMPLLWYLRDELGLTGTKFGCGVSLCGACTIHLGGAATRACITPVSAAEGQEVVTIEGLSPDGNHPVQVAWRDQNVSQCGFCQCGQIMQAAALLKDTPKPTDQDIGDTMSGNICRCGTYPRIRTAIHQAAGQTAPASKGERL from the coding sequence ATGATCAAACTCACCGTGAACGGGGCTGCGCGCAGCTTCGACGGCGACCCCGACATGCCGCTGCTGTGGTACCTGCGGGACGAGCTCGGGCTCACCGGCACCAAGTTCGGCTGCGGCGTCTCGCTCTGCGGCGCCTGCACCATCCATCTCGGCGGCGCGGCGACCCGCGCCTGCATCACGCCGGTCTCGGCGGCCGAGGGCCAGGAGGTCGTCACCATCGAGGGGCTGTCGCCGGACGGCAACCACCCCGTGCAGGTGGCGTGGCGCGACCAGAACGTCTCGCAGTGCGGCTTCTGCCAGTGCGGCCAGATCATGCAGGCCGCCGCCCTCCTGAAGGACACGCCCAAGCCCACCGACCAAGACATCGGCGACACGATGAGCGGCAACATCTGCCGCTGCGGCACCTACCCGCGCATCCGCACCGCGATCCATCAGGCCGCCGGTCAGACCGCGCCCGCCAGCAAGGGAGAGCGCCTGTGA
- a CDS encoding DUF6968 family protein: MVIAERSLSMEDGHEPKACKITMHAPEDADGMWICRYTIGWPTTPEESFGAGVDAFQALHLTLQKIGIALYASAYHKASILVFDRPGRGYGFPMPKNGRNLLIVDDTIFDG; the protein is encoded by the coding sequence ATGGTGATCGCGGAGCGATCTCTCTCGATGGAGGACGGACACGAGCCCAAAGCGTGCAAGATTACGATGCACGCGCCTGAAGACGCGGACGGGATGTGGATCTGCCGCTATACGATCGGATGGCCGACCACTCCGGAAGAGAGCTTCGGCGCTGGCGTGGACGCCTTCCAAGCGCTCCACCTCACGCTCCAGAAAATCGGCATCGCGCTTTATGCCAGCGCCTATCACAAGGCGAGCATCTTGGTGTTCGACAGGCCCGGGAGAGGCTACGGTTTTCCCATGCCGAAGAACGGGCGTAACCTTCTGATCGTGGACGACACGATCTTCGACGGGTGA
- a CDS encoding potassium transporter Kup, with the protein MSQTFAPGVAAQPAPAAPDAPREAAPAAEGEGSIQGPATSGTLDAPEKAETRHGHAGFWTLLVGSVGVVYGDIGTSPLYAFREALVPARTDGILLPEEVIGTVSLILWALFMIVTVKYVAILLRMDNNGEGGILSLMALARKALGGSRIVFMLGLLGASLFYGDAVITPAISVLSAVEGLKLVTPALNDYVLPITVTIIVALFLVQNRGTAKVAAFFGPMTVVWFVAMALAALPHIGLHPEVFRAINPWYAVHYLLGHGSGALVALGAVFLAVTGAEALFADLGHFGRKPIQVAWVCLVFPALALNYLGQAALVLEKPDTADPFFQLVPAWGLLPMVVLATLATVVASQAVITGAFSLSRQAIQLGLLPRLEIRHTSESHAGQIYLPQINGLLMIGVVLLAVLFKTSSSLASAYGIAVTGTMLLTASMTFLVIWRMWGWSPVAAAAVMLPFIILEFLFLLSNLIKVVEGGYVPLLLAGGLIILMWTWVRGVTILFNKTRKTDVPLVELVGMLEKSPPHHVRGTAVFLTSDPEIAPAALLHNLKHNKVLHEKNVILTVETVDTPRSNEADKVRIEPVGPHFFKVVMKFGYMETPNIPKTLVLLRRQGFKFDIMATSFFLSRRSIRPAAHSGMPLWQDRIFITLAKNANDATDFFQIPTGRVVEVGTQVTV; encoded by the coding sequence ATGAGCCAAACCTTCGCACCCGGCGTAGCAGCCCAGCCCGCGCCCGCGGCGCCCGACGCCCCGCGCGAGGCCGCCCCGGCGGCCGAGGGCGAGGGTTCCATCCAGGGGCCGGCCACCTCCGGCACGCTCGATGCCCCCGAGAAGGCCGAGACGCGCCACGGCCATGCCGGCTTCTGGACGCTGCTGGTCGGCTCCGTGGGCGTCGTCTACGGCGATATCGGCACGAGCCCGCTCTACGCGTTCCGCGAGGCGCTGGTCCCGGCCCGCACCGACGGCATCCTGCTGCCCGAGGAGGTGATCGGCACCGTCTCGCTGATCCTCTGGGCGCTGTTCATGATCGTGACGGTGAAATACGTCGCGATCCTGCTGCGCATGGACAACAACGGCGAGGGTGGCATCCTCTCGCTGATGGCGCTGGCTCGGAAAGCGCTCGGCGGCTCGCGCATCGTGTTCATGCTGGGGCTGCTCGGCGCCTCGCTGTTCTACGGCGACGCGGTGATCACCCCGGCGATCTCGGTCCTCTCGGCCGTGGAGGGGCTGAAGCTGGTCACCCCGGCCCTGAACGATTACGTGCTGCCGATCACCGTGACGATCATCGTCGCCCTGTTCCTCGTGCAGAACCGTGGCACCGCCAAGGTCGCGGCCTTCTTCGGGCCCATGACCGTCGTGTGGTTCGTCGCCATGGCGCTCGCGGCGCTGCCGCATATCGGCCTGCACCCGGAGGTCTTCCGGGCGATCAACCCCTGGTACGCGGTGCATTACCTGCTCGGCCACGGCAGCGGGGCGCTGGTGGCGCTCGGCGCGGTGTTCCTGGCGGTGACGGGCGCCGAGGCCCTGTTCGCCGATCTCGGGCATTTCGGCCGCAAGCCGATCCAGGTCGCCTGGGTCTGCCTCGTCTTCCCGGCACTCGCGCTCAACTATCTCGGGCAGGCGGCCCTGGTGTTGGAGAAGCCCGATACCGCCGATCCGTTCTTCCAGCTGGTCCCGGCCTGGGGCCTGCTGCCGATGGTGGTGCTGGCGACGCTGGCGACCGTGGTGGCGAGCCAAGCGGTGATCACCGGGGCGTTCTCGCTCTCTCGGCAGGCGATCCAGCTCGGCCTGCTGCCACGGCTGGAGATCCGCCACACCTCCGAGTCGCATGCCGGCCAGATCTACCTGCCTCAGATCAACGGGTTGCTGATGATCGGCGTCGTGCTGCTGGCGGTGCTGTTCAAGACTTCCTCGTCGCTCGCCTCGGCCTACGGCATCGCGGTGACCGGCACGATGCTGCTCACCGCCTCCATGACCTTCCTGGTCATCTGGCGGATGTGGGGCTGGTCGCCGGTGGCGGCGGCCGCCGTGATGCTGCCCTTCATCATCCTCGAATTCCTGTTCCTGCTCTCCAACCTGATCAAGGTGGTGGAGGGCGGCTACGTGCCGCTGCTGCTCGCCGGCGGCCTCATCATCCTGATGTGGACCTGGGTGCGCGGCGTCACGATCCTGTTCAACAAGACCCGCAAGACCGATGTGCCGCTCGTGGAGCTGGTCGGCATGCTGGAGAAGAGCCCGCCGCACCATGTCCGCGGCACCGCGGTGTTTCTGACGAGCGACCCCGAGATCGCCCCGGCGGCTCTCCTGCACAACCTCAAGCACAACAAGGTGCTGCACGAGAAGAACGTGATCCTCACCGTCGAGACGGTGGACACGCCCCGCTCCAACGAGGCCGACAAGGTGCGCATCGAGCCGGTGGGCCCGCATTTCTTCAAGGTCGTGATGAAGTTCGGCTACATGGAGACGCCGAACATCCCGAAGACCCTGGTGCTGCTGCGCCGCCAGGGCTTCAAGTTCGACATCATGGCGACGTCGTTCTTCCTGTCGCGCCGCTCGATCCGGCCGGCCGCCCATTCGGGCATGCCGCTCTGGCAGGACCGGATCTTCATCACGCTGGCCAAGAACGCCAACGATGCGACGGACTTCTTCCAGATTCCGACCGGGCGTGTGGTGGAGGTCGGGACGCAGGTGACCGTGTAG
- the ispG gene encoding flavodoxin-dependent (E)-4-hydroxy-3-methylbut-2-enyl-diphosphate synthase has product MEVMEATRSEIPAENPLAGGGPEIAGPAPRHRTVGVTVGEGAGAVTVGGGAPIVVQSMTNTDTADIDATVAQVAQLARVGSELVRITVDRDEAAAAVPKIRERLDRIGVNVPLVGDFHYIGHKLLADHPACAEALAKYRINPGNVGFKDKKDTQFSAIIEQAIKHNKTVRIGANWGSLDGELLTHLMDENAKAPRPIDARAVMREAMVRSAISSADRAVELGLPQNKIILSAKVSAVQDLIAVYREVARRSNYAIHLGLTEAGMGSKGLVAASAAIGVLLQEGIGDTIRYSLTPEPGGDRSVEVKASQELLQTMGFRTFVPMVAACPGCGRTTSATFQELARDIQNWIVTSMPEWKKTYPGVEGLNVAVMGCIVNGPGESKHADIGISLPGTGETPTAPVFIDGKKAMTLRGPTLAKDFETIVIDYIERRFGQGGTRTAAE; this is encoded by the coding sequence ATGGAAGTCATGGAAGCCACCCGTTCCGAAATCCCCGCCGAGAACCCGCTGGCCGGCGGCGGACCGGAGATCGCAGGCCCCGCCCCGCGCCACCGCACGGTCGGCGTTACGGTCGGCGAGGGCGCCGGCGCGGTCACGGTCGGCGGCGGCGCACCGATCGTCGTCCAGTCGATGACCAACACCGACACGGCCGATATCGACGCCACGGTGGCCCAGGTCGCGCAGCTGGCCCGCGTCGGCTCGGAGCTGGTGCGCATCACCGTCGACCGCGACGAGGCGGCGGCCGCCGTGCCGAAGATCCGCGAGCGCCTCGACCGGATCGGCGTCAACGTGCCGCTGGTCGGCGACTTCCACTACATCGGCCACAAGCTGCTCGCCGACCATCCGGCCTGCGCCGAGGCGCTGGCCAAGTACCGGATCAACCCGGGTAACGTCGGCTTCAAGGACAAGAAGGACACCCAGTTCTCCGCGATCATCGAGCAGGCGATCAAGCACAACAAGACCGTGCGGATCGGCGCCAATTGGGGCTCCCTCGACGGCGAGCTGCTCACCCACCTGATGGACGAGAACGCCAAGGCGCCGCGGCCGATCGATGCCCGCGCGGTGATGCGCGAGGCGATGGTCCGCTCGGCGATCAGCTCGGCCGACCGGGCCGTGGAACTCGGCCTGCCGCAGAACAAGATCATCCTCTCGGCCAAGGTCTCGGCGGTGCAGGACCTGATCGCCGTCTACCGCGAGGTGGCGCGCCGCTCGAACTACGCGATCCATCTCGGCCTGACCGAGGCCGGCATGGGCTCGAAGGGCCTGGTCGCCGCCTCGGCCGCCATCGGCGTGCTCCTCCAAGAGGGTATCGGCGACACGATCCGCTACTCGCTGACCCCCGAGCCGGGCGGCGACCGCTCCGTCGAGGTGAAGGCCAGCCAGGAACTCCTGCAGACGATGGGGTTCCGCACCTTCGTGCCGATGGTGGCGGCCTGCCCGGGCTGCGGCCGCACGACCTCGGCGACCTTCCAGGAGCTCGCCCGCGACATCCAGAACTGGATCGTCACCTCCATGCCGGAGTGGAAGAAGACCTATCCGGGCGTGGAGGGGCTGAACGTCGCCGTGATGGGCTGCATCGTGAACGGCCCGGGCGAATCGAAGCACGCCGACATCGGCATCTCGCTGCCCGGCACCGGCGAGACCCCGACCGCGCCGGTCTTCATCGACGGCAAGAAGGCGATGACGCTCCGCGGCCCGACGCTGGCCAAGGACTTCGAGACGATCGTCATCGACTACATCGAGCGCCGATTCGGCCAGGGCGGGACGCGCACCGCCGCCGAGTAA